Within Topomyia yanbarensis strain Yona2022 chromosome 2, ASM3024719v1, whole genome shotgun sequence, the genomic segment AGGTGCACTCGTCTATGATTCCACCAGTTCGTAAAAATACAAGAGAGTGGAATACGAACGAATGGAAGACGGCACGAACAGCAAGAACGCTCATCGTACACAGGTCGCTCACGGCCGCTCGTATTAAGCATAGCGGTTGCTTCATTCACAGTGCATGTTTTGCTCCCTTCGTTCTCAGATTATTCGAAGGTGGTGAATGTTTTTGAGTCCAACGACGCGAATAATAGCAACCTtgcttccagaacgacttgggcttggatttcagttgacgctcgacgtttcgctggtgtctaaaaaaggcgcgtctgctttgttgtttgtattcgtggttgagttgaaagtagtgattccgtaatgcaagtgtcttatgcttcgagaactttttaaatgcagctcgtttggcagattttaaacgtctaaggacggttgattgccagggagggtgttcatcggtaaTAATTGTTCGCTTTGGTACATGGctgtcgataaggtagttaagaatattagaaaacgtcatcgctgcttcgttcgcgtcgtcattgttaatattttcgtcccagtttatatccaacagcgtgctaacgatgctgtcgtagtcagcgtttttaaaatcgtagacgatagagcttgagacgtcttcaaaattcgctcctaggttaccagcaagtacaagatgtagtgggggatgatgacgcacctgcttgactaaaggagtcggtgcagtgcagcagtacggagcgcagtcccgggcacttacaaagcagaggtccaatgtacgtccattctcgttggtgacattattaatttgccgaagagttgcgctgctgtagttgtccaaaatacaactggcattgttaataagcgcagatttttcgatatccactcgtagaaaaccattacttgcttggcaccacgtcaagccaggtaagttgaagtcgcccagtataacgatatcatcagacggggcggcgatcgaggcgataaaagaaacggaggaaagatgtacatcgatcaggctggaatcacgaattctgtcaggtggaaaatacacaacacacaggaacagattgcgatcgccaagtttcactgatatccacacttgctcggagctcgcccaccggtcatcgttgatcactcgggcttttataccacggcgaacggcgataagtacaccaccgcctgatgtcttttggctgttgagggcattgcggtcacagcggtagacatcgaatgttgaaccaaagacctggcgagacagagtacggttgtcgagccacgtctcggtcaaggcgataacgtcgtaacagcaacccgtggtcgcgagaaAATAGCTGtcagttgatgaatttaagccaccaacattctggtagtaaacctcgatgttgttggaggacggatcaggtacagcagagagcgaaactatgttgccgtgtaggaagatcctttcgtcaatcccacgaacagtatcgggacggttcacggtcgcctggtcgactgtggtgagggattcgaggcatcccgaatcaactgcgtcgcgctcaaaatacgactatcgtcgtcgtcgagagaaatggttggcatctgataacaagatgtcggatcaaaaggcaaaaaactggaagcgaagaatacatcagcgcttgaagtgttcggaacagatgtatacttgccatttgcggcagattggaagaccctttcacccatcccacacacaggaccgggacgactgatgatcgctggctgcaaatgctcgactgtggcggggggatcgaggttATACGAATTAAGGGTGATCACAATATTACATACCCGGAAGCGCGTAAACGGTTCGGTGAAACTAACGGTAGTTATGCGACGATAACAGCTCAATCAAACATCGATCGGCAGAAACTTGCCGAACTGGAGAAAAAGATGAAAGAAAAAGACGTGCAAATCAACCAACTACTAGAGGCAGCAAAGAAAAGGGATGaacaaatagaaaaaatggCAGCATTCATCCACATAACACATAACGAACAGTCACAGCCAAAACCCCAAACGAATAGAGAATCACGAAACGCAGCCCAAATAACTTGATCTAGTATGCAACTTCGGAATAGATCACCAGCGGTAACGGAACCAAAACACGGAGAAATGACCAAAAAAACGAAACGGCAAATCATTTTAAGAAATAAGAAGCCTGAAGTCTCGCTGGAACGACGAAGCTTCCCACCGAAGAAAACTACCACCGAGGATTCAGAGTACTCCGATGCGGAGGTTGTTAATACCGACGAAGATATTGAGATCGATGAAACCCTTTCTAATCAACCTGTTCGACGATCTTAGTATATATAAACGACCACCGATCAACGATACCAACCAAACCAGCGAAACGGACTATAACGACGATCGATTTGGAGGGAGGGAAAGCGTAGTACCCCTTCCACTCCCAGAAGAGGGAGCGCAGCAGGTGAGAGGATCTGCCCGGGACGTCATACTCCAACCCGTTGACAGTGAATCTCCCTCTGCGGTCGATTACAGCCGACAAAGCTTACCAATCACCACCCACCTACCTACCATGGAATCATATCGCAACACAACACACACACTACCTACAAACGTAGATACGTGGCCTGACACGTATCGCCTACAACAACCATTGAATCACAATACCCACATCGTCGTACAGCTACCGTCGTCGTCAAATACACACCATCAAAACACCGTCTACATGTCATGTAACCGGCTTAGGGAAGAAGAGatgaaagtagcttccccacttcctTGTCTGGAAGGGTCTGTCCGGGGGGAAGAGAGCGGTCCCCACCCTTTCGGATATACAGCTCTCGCTCTCCTCCTGGCCTTCCGCCTGTGAAGCCCATCAACAACAACAGAATCGTCAAGAAAAAGTAGCAGTCATTGCTTCTTTACCGTTATCTCCAGGAAACCAACAACCTGTTACCGCCACCCGCCTCTGAACTAGACCAGTGTCCCACAATCAGCGTGGGGAGGGAGAGCATGAAGTAACCTCCCCCCTCCCCTGGACGGGAGTGGATTGCCGGGGGGATGAGATGAGACCAGTCAAGAGTGTCTTGCACCTCCTATTTCCTCCCGGAATCCGGTCGATTTTTCCGCTGGAACGAGtagatcatcatcatcatcctcaACAAGCCTCTATGAAACCACTTAGTGCTTTGCATTGCAATGGAACATTCGTGGTTTACGCGCCAACATCAATGAACTGAAATTGCTGATTAGCCAATACGAACCATGTGTGATAGCTCTGCAAGAAACTAAAGCAGACAATCGAGTAATCCCTTCAGATTTTATTGGCACAAACTACTCTATGCTTCTTAAATCCGGCAGCTGTCGCTATTGGCAGCAAGGAGTGGGCCTTGCAATTCGAGAAGGGGTACCCTTTGAGCGTATCGATATAAAATGCAATTTACAAGCAATTGCAGTTCGGGTCCATCTTCCAACCCCAATGACTGTAGTGTCGTTATACATACCACCAAGTACCCAACAATTCCATGCTGATATGGACAACTTTCTTGAAGGTTTACCGACGCCACTGTTGCTACTTGGTGATTTCAATGCGCACCATCTCGCTTGGGGCTCCACAACATCGAATAAACTGGGTCGCTTCATAGCCGAGAAAACACTGACTAAACACTTGATTATTTTGAACGACGGATCACACACTCGGATCGATCCAACAACCGGAGCCACTTCAGCCACAGATCTTTCAATATGTTCTGAGATGATAGCACCCAAATTAATTTGGCGAACACCCCCAGACACCCACAACAGTGACCACTTCCCGATCACCGTGACGTTACCTGAATACTCACAGGTTACAACTAAGCGAAGAAGGTGGCTTTTCGATCAAGCAGATTGGACAGCATACGAACAATTGACTGCTGCCAGCATCGAACCAGGTGATGAAATTGATGTAGATGAATTCGTGGATCGACTATTGTCAGCAGCAAAAGACAGCATACCCCAAACATCCGGCCGAGTCGGTTCTAAATCAGTACCATGGCGGTGCCAAGAAGTGGAAACGGCGGTTAAGCAGCGGCAAAAACTCCTTAAAGCACTCAAGCGTAGTAAAGCGGCGGGCTTAAACACATCCGATATACTGAAAAAATTTCAGGAAGTGAAGGCGGCAGCCAAGAAGGCAATTAAAAATGCCAAACGTCGATTGTGGGAAGAAttcgttggaaaaatctctCCAAGCAGCACTACGGCAGAAATGTGGCGAACGGTAAATACTCTGCGGGGTAAGCGGCAACACAGTACAGCTGTCATTAAACGATCCGACGGTTACACTGACAAAGCGGAAGAAGTAGCATAAGAATTAGCTCAGCACTACAGTGAGATATCAGCTACATCTAGCTATCCTCCACTGTTTCAAACGGCGAAGGAAAGAGCCGAACGAAAAGGCGTGAAAACTCTACCGGATACTGACGACGCTTATAGTTTCGATTTCACCCTAAACGAATTGATATGGGCACTTGACAAAGGACGTAGTGTCTCCACGGGACCAGACTCGGTAGGATATCCCATGCTTCGAAAACTCCCCCTATCCGTTAAAACTGCGTTACTAGAACTGTTAAACAGAATCTGGCGCAGCGCCGTTTTTCAGCCAGTTGCCAAAGCGGGATTATAATTCCAGTCCCGAAACCGAAATCCTCCGAGTCCGGTCCTGCTGCGTTCCGACCCATCACACTAACCAACTGCATAGCGAAAGTGTTCGAGCGTATTGTGAATAGAAGACTGATCGCCGAGCTAGAATCAAACGGACGACTCGACAGAAGGCAACATGCTTGTTCGCTTCTACAAACTTACCCTACCAACACGCCGCCAATGTGAGCCAAAATTTCACTCACCTATCGACAATCTACCCGTATCTCACCGCTATCGAGAAACAATCGAGGCGTTATCAAACGTGCCTCTCGAGATGCTGGGCAACGATCACCACCGACAGTGCATGCATACCTACGATCGAAGGGACATCGCGTCCCATTTTATTCCTCTAGTTTAAGCGCAATTAATGTTATAGTAATTAATATATATTATTTAATAGAGTAGAATTTTTATGTGATATTAAAATGTGTTGTGTGCGTAATAACGTGACGTGCAATTAATCGCTGAATTCTCCAAGCGATCGAGATCACTTTCCTGTAAGGGTTGATAGCACCCATCCTCATTGGTTTGGTTGAACCAGCCACAGAAACTCGCAAAGGTTCAGGTACGGCGCGGAGAAACTGTCGGTCCGCCTATCGGATTAGTTTCCGAATTTCTTCCCGGCTATCGacatggtccttcgagccggatagaCGTCGATAGGAATCATCCGTCTACCCGGACAAAAGCTTCATCGCGTCGTATTAAAACAGAATGGCGGACGCGCCATGGTGAAACCGCATGCtgctaaaaatttaataaaaggcATTCACAATGCCTCACTAAGGTGAGTGCGGTTCCATTAATTTAATTTACCCTAATTTTTCTACCGGGTCTAAATTTTTATGTGGCTATACTATTATCGCGCGCTGATCATCGCTGATTCACCGAGAGAATTTCACACATAACCAACAACTGCAATCAATATCTGGGGACGTATATTATTTTCGGCTCTTTTGGGACATCATACAATTTCGGTATTTAACAAGGCCGACGCAGCCTGCAACTGTTGACTAATCCCAGCAATTCTGTGCTGGTCGAGTTCGGGAGGAGTAGCAGATATATTTTCAAGGCATTAAATTTGCCTCAATCAGGTAATTGAGGTTCCTTTCACATTATCCCGCCCTTTCGGTCTACGCGGTCTTTTGCTTGCAGGCGATCTTTTCTTCAATGTCGGCGGTAGAGCGGAAACTGCGTGGGTTGAAAAACCGAAAACGCAGTATAATAACATCATTCACATGCATTACGTCCTTCGTCAACAACTTCCAATCAGAGCGAGATGCAATCGAGGTTCCGGTCCGTTTAGAGAATTTTGTGGCGTTGTGGAATGAATTCAACGAGGTACAGGCCGAATTGGAGAGCATGGAGGAATCTGAGGAGACTATGGAGTCATACCTGAAGGAACGAACAGAATTCGAGAAGGCATACTACCGTGTTAAGGGTAAGCTGCTGCTTTACAATAAACCCAACACAGATTCTCAAGACTCTCAGCGTCGGCTTCAGGAGCCATCCTCGCAAATGCCCCACATAAAATTGCCCGATGTGCGGCTGCCTGTATTTAGTGGAGATTACGAAACATGGCTCAATTTCCACGACCTTTTCCTATCACTCGTTCACTCCTCAGCGCACTTATCTACAATCCAAAAATTTTACTATTTGCGTTCCTCTCTGGCGGGCGAGGCGCTCAAATTGATACAAACAATTCCCATCTGCAATGAACAATACCCGGTGGCGTGGAAAATGCTTGAAGACCACTTTTCAAATCCTCGTCGACTAAAACGCACTTACGTGCAGTCCCTATTCGACTTCCCATGCATGAAGCGAGAAACGGCTTCAGAGTTACATTCACTCATCGAAAAATTTGAAGCTAACGTGAAAATTTGCAAGCAACTTGGAGAGCGCACCGAGCACTGGGACGTATTGCTTATTCATTTACTCAGCACTCGTTTGGATACGGTTACAAGGAGAGATTGGGAGGAGTATGCTGAGATGAATCAAACTACGAAGTTCAGCCAGTTGATCGAGTTTCTTCAACGCCGAGTGAATGTTTTGCAAACGGTAGTCTATAAATCTGGAGAGACACAACAACAGCCGTCAGCTGTAAAAAAGCCAGTCATGCAACGTTCTGGATATTATGGATCAGTACAAGGCAACTCGAGTGGCTGCATAGCGTGTTCAGGTCCACATTCCCTCTATCAATGCGAAACATTTTCAAACTACGCCACACACGAGAAAGAGCAATTTGTGCGTCGGAACCAGTTGTGTAGGAATTGCTTACGTAGAGGACATATGGCGAAGGATTGTAGTTCGGAAAGTAGCTGTCGAAAATGCCGTGGTCGTCACCATACCCAGCTATGTACAATCCAGAGAAGTAGTCAAGCAGCTTCGATTCCTTTACAACTAGAACACTCAAATTCAACAACGTTACCTACCAACCAAGGCACAGTTTCTTCTACACCAGCTGCACACACGGGGGTAACAAGTTGCAAAGCGCATGGTGAAGGTACGAGCAAGATTTTGTTGGCAACAGCTATTATTATTCTAATAGATGACAACGGGCATGAGCACCCAGTTCGTGCGCTGCTGGATTCGGGAAGCGAATGTTGTTTTGCCAGCGAGAGAGTCAGTCAGCGAATGGCTGTTCGTCGCAACAAGGTAGATCTTCCAATTGCGGGCATAGGACAATCGTCAACGCAAGTACGGTTCAAATTTCGCTCGACATTGAAGTCTCGGATTACGGCATATACGGATGTGGTTGATCTGTTTGTCCTCCCAAAGGTGACAATCGAATTACCTTCCCTTGCCATTAACACATCTTCTTGGGCCATACCGACAGGAATTCAGCTTGCGGACCCTTCCTTTTACGAACCAGCTGCGATTGATGTCGTATTAGGTGCAGAAGTATTTTTCGACCTTTTTACAGTGGCAGGTCGAATTCCTTTGGGGGATTCTTTACCATGTCTCGTTAATTCTGTGTTTAGCTGGGTTGTTTCTGGAAGGACGGCATTAGCAACCGATCATACACCTGTGACATGCAACGTCGCTACCATGTCAGATATACATCGTTCCATGGAAAGATTCTGGACTATTGAAGATGATACATCGCCAGCGTATTCACCGCAGGAAACATTCTGTGAGCAATATTTCCGCGATACAGTTACCCGTGATACCGACGGTCGATATTGTGTTAGATTGCCATtaaaaagagaaaatttaaGCAATTTGGGAGATAACAAGATCACCGCATTCCATAGATTTCGTCTCATTGAGCGCCGATTGAGCCGAGACGTTAAGCTTGCCGACGAGTATCGAGGATTCATGGAGGAGTATGTACAACTCGGTCATATGGAACTAATCAGTGAAGCTCAAGCTGAGATACAGCCATCCTTTTTTCTTCCCCATCATCCCGTCATTCGAGAAGAAAGCAGCACTACCAAGGTTCGGGTCGTGTTTGACGGTTCTTGCAAGAGTGCAACAGGCCTCTCGTTAAATGACGTCATGCTGGTAGGTCCAATAATCCAAGAAGACCTGCGCTCCATAGTCATGCGATCTTGCCTACATCCGATAATGTTGATCGCTGATGTCGCAAAAATGTTTCGGCAAATTCGACTGCACCCCGAAGACACTCCGTTGCAGAGAATATTTTGGCGATTTTCACCATCTGAGCCAGTTAGCATGTATGAATTGAAGACAGTTACGTACGGCACCGCTTCAGCACCGTACTTGGCCACCCGCGTTCTTCAACAGCTACCAAATGATGAGCAGCAAAACTATCCCGTTGCAGCCAAAGCCACCAGCGAAGATTTTTATGTGGATGACTTTCTCTCAGGTGCTAAGACTGTTGAGGAGGCAGTTGAACTGCGTGTTCAGATGGAAGCAATGTTCGACTCAGCAGGTTTAAAGCTTCGTAAATGGGCCAGTAACTCGTCTGCTGCCCTAATGGATGTACCAGAAGAGGATCGAGCACTGCAACAGACCATCGAGTTCAGTATGGATCAAACCATCAAATCACTAGGATTGCATTGGGAGCCGCATACAGATCGTCTGAAATATAGGATCGAAACACCCTGCTTTGAACCTTCCAAGACAGTAACGCTCTGCACTCTCCTGCATAGCAAAATTATTTGACCCATTGGGTCTAGTGAGTCCGGTTGTAGTGACAGCTAAAATCTTTATGCAGGCTCTGTGGAGTCTAAAGGGCGAAAATGGAAAACCGATCGACTGGGACAGAGAATTGCCAGAACCAATGAGGGAGAGGTGGACATCGTATTACTCTCAGCTACCTTTGTTGAGTGAGCTCCGCATCGAACGAATAATTTTGATCCCCAAGGCGATTGCAGTTGAACTCCATTTTTTCTCCGATGCTTCGGAGCACGCGTATGGTTCATGCGTCTACGTTCGATCAATAAATGCAGTAGGCGAGGTGAAGATAGCTCTTCTGACTTCGCGATCTAAAGTTGCGCCATTAAAACAGCAGTCAATACCACGTCTTGAATTGTGCGGGGCATTGCTTTCGGCAGAGTTGTACGGGAAGGTATCAAAGGCGTTGCGTGTTTCAGCAAAGGCATACTGTTGGGTGGATTCAACAACCGTATTGAGCTGGCTGAAATCCCCTCCATCTACATGGACTACCTTTGTTGCTAACAGGGTTTCGAAGATACAGCATGCAACTCAAAACTGCGAATGGAATCATATTGCTGGGTCAGAAAATCCAGCCGACATCGTATCCAGAGGGCTGCCTGCAAATGATTTGCTGGAGAGCAAACTGTGGTGGCAGGGTTCACCGTGGCTTATACAACAAAGGGAATCCTGGCCTGTTCAAGTACTCGGAATGGTAGATAGGTCGGAAATTTTGAAGGAAGAACGGAAGACAGCCTTAGTAGCTGCTCCTGCTACACCTTCGTTCATCGAGGAATTTGTTGCAAGGTTTTCGGATTATCAACATATGCTTCGAGTTACAGCCTACTGTCGACGCTTCGTAAATAATGTTCGGTATAAGGGAAAAAATCGTGTGATTTCGATTTGTCTCACAACAGCTGAACTTCGCGATGCAGAATTGTTGCTTATCCGTCTGGTTCAATTAGAAAGCTTCCCGTCGGAATGGAAATCACTACAATAAACGCAAACGGTCAGCTCGAGTTCACGCCTACGTTGGTTTCATCCGATGCTCATGACAGACAATGTTATGCGCATTGGCGGACGTTTGGGTCGGGCTACAGTTCCGTTCGACTCAAAGCACCAGATCCTGCTTCCAGGGTCGCATCACTTCACGAAACTACTAGTTCGATGCTATCACCAGCGATTACTACATGCAGCTGTGCAGCTTTTGACCAATACACTTAGACTTCGTTTTTGGATACTTGGGGGTCGCAGTGTCTTGCGTCGAACCATACACTCGTGCATCACATGCTTTCGAGCCAAACCGAAGCTAGTCGAACAATTTATGTCCGAGCTGCCTTCTCAGAGAGTGACCGCATCAAGACCGTTCTCAATCGTCGGCATTGATTTTTGGGGACCAATTTATCTTAAACCTCGTCACCGTCGAGACGCCCTACCGAAGGCATATATAGCAGTGTTTGTGTGCTTTTCCACAAAGGCCGTGCATATGGAGTTGGTCGTTGACCTTACTACAGTCAAATTTCTTCAAGCTTTCCGTCGTTTTGTCTCCCGTAGAGGCCTTTGTTCGGATGTATGGACAGATAACGGCAAGAATTTTGTCGGTGCGGCCAACGAGCTTCGGAAAATAATGCGCAACGAAGACTTTAAACAGTCGATGGCCCGCGAATGCGCTGACAGCGGGATTCGCTGGCACTTTAACCCTCCGAAGGGTTCTCACTTTGGCGGCCTTTGGGAGGCAGCCATAAATTCCGCGCAGAAACATTTCATCCGTGTTCTGGGTGACACGAAGCTCGCATTTGACGATATGGAGACCCTTTTAACACAGATCGAATGCTGCCTCAATTCACGTCCCCTTACGAAGCTTCATGAGGACCCATCGGATTTGCAAGCTCTCACTCCAGGGCATTTTTTAGTCGGAGCGGCACTCAAATCTGTTCCTGACACCGATTACGAATCAATCCCTTTCAACAGGCTGCACCAATGGCAGCAAACCCAGAAGATATTCCAAGACATCTGGAAGCGATGGCACGTCGAGTACCTTGCATCCCTTCAACCACGTACAAAATGGTACAAACCACCTGTGAATCTGCAGCCTGATACGCTTGTCATCATTCTGGACGAAAATCTTTCACCAATGCGCTGGCCAATGGCGCGTATCCGCGATGTGCATCCTGGGAATGACGGAGTGATTCGAGTTGTTACACTTCAGACAGCAAACGGAATCATCACCCGTCCCGCAGCGAAGGTTTGCATTCTTCCGATAGAGTCGGCGGAATGTGCGCCAACGAACACAACAAACGCAACGCAACAGTGATCAAGTTAGAGGTTTCCATCTAGATCAACCTTACCAAATACGTCGGTTTCTGCCGGAGCAGATCAACTATAAGAGGTTTCGGTTCGGATGGATCAACGAAGCGTCAACCCACAACCATGCGCTGAGGAAGGCGTATTTATTAGAACCACAAGGCCCTTAAATTGTAGGGTCCAGGTAAGGACCTGACCATTCCTTCTACTTTTTTGAAACCCGCTACCGGGTCTTATTTGTTTTCATGGTATCCGACTGGAATGGTCTGAGGAGGAACGTTATAATCTACAACGAGTCAAGATTCATCAAAGGGAAGAACGACACACACGAATCTACACGAACTGCACCAACATCGAGGACAGTCTACGAACGGTTCAGAAATCGTTATTTCAGCGGGGGCAGGATGTTCGCTTCTACAAACTTACCCTACCAACACGCCGCCAATGTGAGCCAAAATTTCACTCACCTATCGACAATCTACCCGTATCTCACCGCTATCGAGAAACAATCGAGGCGTTATCAAACGTGCCTCTCGAGATGCTGGGCAACGATCACCACCGACAGTGCATGCATACCTACGATCGAAGGGACATCGCGTCCCATTTTATTCCTCTAGTTTAAGCGCAATTAATGTTATAGTAATTAATATATATTATTTAATAGAGTAGAATTTTTATGTGATATTAAAATGTGTTGTGTGCGTAATAACGTGACGTGCAATTAATCGCTGAATTCTCCAAGCGATCGAGATCACTTTCCTGTAAGGGTTGATAGCACCCATCCTCATTGGTTTGGTTGAACCAGCCACAGAAACTCGCAAAGGTTCAGGTACGGCGCGGAGAAACTGTCGGTCCGCCTATCGGATTAGTTTCCGAATTTCTTCCCGGCTATCGACAATGCTTTTAGAGCTGGTCAGCTGGGCATCGATACGTACCTGGCGGAACTGGATCGGTCGTTGCCCAACAACGATGAACACTGCTTGATAGCGTCACTTTCGAAAGCATACGACACCACATGGAGATTCGGTATCTTACGTAGCCTCCGAAA encodes:
- the LOC131680402 gene encoding uncharacterized protein LOC131680402; amino-acid sequence: MRNEDFKQSMARECADSGIRWHFNPPKGSHFGGLWEAAINSAQKHFIRVLGDTKLAFDDMETLLTQIECCLNSRPLTKLHEDPSDLQALTPGHFLVGAALKSVPDTDYESIPFNRLHQWQQTQKIFQDIWKRWHVEYLASLQPRTKWYKPPVNLQPDTLVIILDENLSPMRWPMARIRDVHPGNDGVIRVVTLQTANGIITRPAAKVCILPIESAECAPTNTTNATQQ
- the LOC131680401 gene encoding uncharacterized protein LOC131680401; this encodes MSAVERKLRGLKNRKRSIITSFTCITSFVNNFQSERDAIEVPVRLENFVALWNEFNEVQAELESMEESEETMESYLKERTEFEKAYYRVKGKLLLYNKPNTDSQDSQRRLQEPSSQMPHIKLPDVRLPVFSGDYETWLNFHDLFLSLVHSSAHLSTIQKFYYLRSSLAGEALKLIQTIPICNEQYPVAWKMLEDHFSNPRRLKRTYVQSLFDFPCMKRETASELHSLIEKFEANVKICKQLGERTEHWDVLLIHLLSTRLDTVTRRDWEEYAEMNQTTKFSQLIEFLQRRVNVLQTVVYKSGETQQQPSAVKKPVMQRSGYYGSVQGNSSGCIACSGPHSLYQCETFSNYATHEKEQFVRRNQLCRNCLRRGHMAKDCSSESSCRKCRGRHHTQLCTIQRSSQAASIPLQLEHSNSTTLPTNQGTVSSTPAAHTGVTSCKAHGEGTSKILLATAIIILIDDNGHEHPVRALLDSGSECCFASERVSQRMAVRRNKVDLPIAGIGQSSTQVRFKFRSTLKSRITAYTDVVDLFVLPKVTIELPSLAINTSSWAIPTGIQLADPSFYEPAAIDVVLGAEVFFDLFTVAGRIPLGDSLPCLVNSVFSWVVSGRTALATDHTPVTCNVATMSDIHRSMERFWTIEDDTSPAYSPQETFCEQYFRDTVTRDTDGRYCVRLPLKRENLSNLGDNKITAFHRFRLIERRLSRDVKLADEYRGFMEEYVQLGHMELISEAQAEIQPSFFLPHHPVIREESSTTKVRVVFDGSCKSATGLSLNDVMLVGPIIQEDLRSIVMRSCLHPIMLIADVAKMFRQIRLHPEDTPLQRIFWRFSPSEPVSMYELKTVTYGTASAPYLATRVLQQLPNDEQQNYPVAAKATSEDFYVDDFLSGAKTVEEAVELRVQMEAMFDSAGLKLRKWASNSSAALMDVPEEDRALQQTIEFSMDQTIKSLGLHWEPHTDRLKYRIETPCFEPSKTVTLCTLLHSKII